In Quercus lobata isolate SW786 chromosome 12, ValleyOak3.0 Primary Assembly, whole genome shotgun sequence, a genomic segment contains:
- the LOC115972473 gene encoding auxin response factor 2-like isoform X2 — MGSVAESTERKRRIHTGLLPHSNQGEKDELYVELWHACAGPLVYIPRAGEKVFYFPQGHMEQVEAYTSDDGIMEMPIYNLRSKILCKVVYVQLKAEANTDEVFAQITLLPVAEQDEPSSEDENALFSPQRIGVCSFIKTLTTSDTSTHGGFSVPKRHATEFLPPLDTTQQTPAQELVAKDLHGYEWHFRHTYRGQPKRHLLTSGWSTFVTAKKLVAGDEFIFLRGENGQLRVGVRRAMKQLNSPSVSVISGYSMQHGILAGAFHAVSTGTMFTVYYRPWTSPSKFIIPFDQYMKSTENYYSIGTRFRMRFEGEECSEKRYMGTIVGNKDIDCIRWPGSEWRCLEVQWDATPDTFLHPERVSPWNIELIESTYKRSTSIISEQNRKRPVNPSSECSCLSRDGLVQYPAEYTCPKHLRVFQGQDKRNTGAQELGAQTPDVLPHLVAPSNPNWGHRHLGLENQLCSPMHERLSQCNSNKISYLSKNIAAPCPTHQWNPRYGVCDNVAASRNTSVSNVTSSNSGYQECRASESRDENEALLAPPTGCYRYRLFGVNLFNSYPELPSPQVATYCELSSPCSVPPTSQSSVCQTIQVSEPSKSSSDVLLDKQCNNCSITNRSCTKGILPHGAKDAYLSKGRD, encoded by the exons atgggTAGCGTTGCAGAAAGTACTGAGAGAAAAAGACGTATCCACACTGGCTTGCTTCCTCACAGCAACCAAG gagagaaagatgaattgTATGTTGAACTATGGCATGCATGTGCTGGACCTCTTGTTTACATCCCGCGCGCTGGAGAGAAAGTATTCTACTTCCCTCAAGGTCACATGGAACAG gTTGAGGCGTACACCTCTGACGATGGTATAATGGAAATGCCAATTTACAATTTGCGTTCTAAGATCCTCTGCAAGGTTGTTTATGTTCAGCTAAAG GCTGAAGCTAACACAGATGAGGTGTTTGCTCAAATTACGTTGCTTCCAGTGGCAGAG CAAGACGAGCCAAGTTCGGAGGATGAAAATGCTCTATTTTCACCTCAGAGAATTGGTGTATGCTCCTTTATCAAGACTCTCACTACCTCTGACACAAGCACGCATGGTGGATTCTCTGTTCCCAAGCGCCATGCTACTGAGTTTCTCCCACCTCTG GACACAACTCAGCAAACACCCGCACAGGAATTGGTTGCTAAGGACTTGCATGGCTATGAATGGCACTTTCGCCATACTTATCGTG GTCAGCCGAAGCGGCACTTGCTCACTAGCGGTTGGAGTACCTTTGTGACTGCAAAGAAGCTTGTTGCTGGAGATGAATTTATCTTCCttag AGGGGAAAATGGACAACTTCGTGTTGGGGTCCGCCGTGCTATGAAACAACTAAATAGTCCATCAGTATCTGTAATATCTGGATACAGCATGCAACATGGCATACTTGCTGGTGCTTTCCATGCCGTTTCTACTGGAACCATGTTTACTGTATACTACCGCCCTTG GACAAGTCCTTCCAAATTTATCATACCTTTTGATCAGTACATGAAGTCAActgaaaattactattcaattgGAACAAGATTCAGAATGCGGTTTGAAGGTGAAGAATGTTCAGAAAAGAG GTATATGGGTACTATAGTTGGTAACAAAGATATTGATTGCATTAGGTGGCCTGGTTCAGAATGGAGATGTCTTGAG GTGCAATGGGATGCCACACCGGACACATTTTTGCATCCTGAAAGGGTTTCACCTTGGAACATTGAGCTGATAGAATCTACTTACAAGAGGTCTACTTCTATCATATCCGAACAAAATAGGAAACGACCAGTTAATCCATCGTCTGAGTGTTCTTGCTTGAGTAGAGATG GTTTGGTTCAATATCCAGCTGAATATACATGTCCAAAACACCTAAGGGTCTTTCAAGGTCAAGATAAAAGGAACACTGGTGCTCAAGAACTGGGTGCACAAACCCCTGATGTATTACCACATCTGGTAGCCCCATCAAATCCTAATTGGGGCCATAGGCATTTGGGATTAGAGAATCAGCTATGCAGTCCAATGCATGAACGATTGTCTCAATGTAACAgcaacaaaatatcatatttaagtAAGAATATAGCGGCTCCTTGCCCCACGCACCAATGGAATCCAAGATATGGAGTCTGTGACAATGTTGCAGCTAGCAGAAACACTTCAGTTTCAAATGTCACCTCTAGCAATTCTGGGTACCAGGAATGCAGGGCTTCTGAATCAAGGGATGAGAATGAAGCTCTGCTTGCCCCACCAACTGGCTGTTACAGATACAGGCTTTTTGGTGTCAATCTATTTAATAGTTACCCGGAGCTCCCTTCACCACAAGTAGCCACTTATTGTGAGCTTTCAAGTCCTTGTTCGGTTCCTCCAACATCTCAGTCAAGTGTTTGTCAAACTATCCAGGTTTCAGAGCCCTCTAAGAGTAGCTCGGACGTTCTTCTGGACAAACAATGCAACAATTGTTCTATCACTAATAGGAGTTGCACAAAg GGAATTTTGCCTCATGGTGCGAAAGATGCTTATCTATCCAAAGGAAGAGATTGA
- the LOC115972473 gene encoding auxin response factor 2-like isoform X1 encodes MGSVAESTERKRRIHTGLLPHSNQGEKDELYVELWHACAGPLVYIPRAGEKVFYFPQGHMEQVEAYTSDDGIMEMPIYNLRSKILCKVVYVQLKAEANTDEVFAQITLLPVAEQDEPSSEDENALFSPQRIGVCSFIKTLTTSDTSTHGGFSVPKRHATEFLPPLDTTQQTPAQELVAKDLHGYEWHFRHTYRGQPKRHLLTSGWSTFVTAKKLVAGDEFIFLRGENGQLRVGVRRAMKQLNSPSVSVISGYSMQHGILAGAFHAVSTGTMFTVYYRPWTSPSKFIIPFDQYMKSTENYYSIGTRFRMRFEGEECSEKRYMGTIVGNKDIDCIRWPGSEWRCLEVQWDATPDTFLHPERVSPWNIELIESTYKRSTSIISEQNRKRPVNPSSECSCLSRDGLVQYPAEYTCPKHLRVFQGQDKRNTGAQELGAQTPDVLPHLVAPSNPNWGHRHLGLENQLCSPMHERLSQCNSNKISYLSKNIAAPCPTHQWNPRYGVCDNVAASRNTSVSNVTSSNSGYQECRASESRDENEALLAPPTGCYRYRLFGVNLFNSYPELPSPQVATYCELSSPCSVPPTSQSSVCQTIQVSEPSKSSSDVLLDKQCNNCSITNRSCTKVRKYGNALGRSVDLMRFDGYDELISELDHMFDFKGSLINGSSGWHVTFTDDEGDMMPIGDYPWQEFCLMVRKMLIYPKEEIDRQNPGSPDPTPL; translated from the exons atgggTAGCGTTGCAGAAAGTACTGAGAGAAAAAGACGTATCCACACTGGCTTGCTTCCTCACAGCAACCAAG gagagaaagatgaattgTATGTTGAACTATGGCATGCATGTGCTGGACCTCTTGTTTACATCCCGCGCGCTGGAGAGAAAGTATTCTACTTCCCTCAAGGTCACATGGAACAG gTTGAGGCGTACACCTCTGACGATGGTATAATGGAAATGCCAATTTACAATTTGCGTTCTAAGATCCTCTGCAAGGTTGTTTATGTTCAGCTAAAG GCTGAAGCTAACACAGATGAGGTGTTTGCTCAAATTACGTTGCTTCCAGTGGCAGAG CAAGACGAGCCAAGTTCGGAGGATGAAAATGCTCTATTTTCACCTCAGAGAATTGGTGTATGCTCCTTTATCAAGACTCTCACTACCTCTGACACAAGCACGCATGGTGGATTCTCTGTTCCCAAGCGCCATGCTACTGAGTTTCTCCCACCTCTG GACACAACTCAGCAAACACCCGCACAGGAATTGGTTGCTAAGGACTTGCATGGCTATGAATGGCACTTTCGCCATACTTATCGTG GTCAGCCGAAGCGGCACTTGCTCACTAGCGGTTGGAGTACCTTTGTGACTGCAAAGAAGCTTGTTGCTGGAGATGAATTTATCTTCCttag AGGGGAAAATGGACAACTTCGTGTTGGGGTCCGCCGTGCTATGAAACAACTAAATAGTCCATCAGTATCTGTAATATCTGGATACAGCATGCAACATGGCATACTTGCTGGTGCTTTCCATGCCGTTTCTACTGGAACCATGTTTACTGTATACTACCGCCCTTG GACAAGTCCTTCCAAATTTATCATACCTTTTGATCAGTACATGAAGTCAActgaaaattactattcaattgGAACAAGATTCAGAATGCGGTTTGAAGGTGAAGAATGTTCAGAAAAGAG GTATATGGGTACTATAGTTGGTAACAAAGATATTGATTGCATTAGGTGGCCTGGTTCAGAATGGAGATGTCTTGAG GTGCAATGGGATGCCACACCGGACACATTTTTGCATCCTGAAAGGGTTTCACCTTGGAACATTGAGCTGATAGAATCTACTTACAAGAGGTCTACTTCTATCATATCCGAACAAAATAGGAAACGACCAGTTAATCCATCGTCTGAGTGTTCTTGCTTGAGTAGAGATG GTTTGGTTCAATATCCAGCTGAATATACATGTCCAAAACACCTAAGGGTCTTTCAAGGTCAAGATAAAAGGAACACTGGTGCTCAAGAACTGGGTGCACAAACCCCTGATGTATTACCACATCTGGTAGCCCCATCAAATCCTAATTGGGGCCATAGGCATTTGGGATTAGAGAATCAGCTATGCAGTCCAATGCATGAACGATTGTCTCAATGTAACAgcaacaaaatatcatatttaagtAAGAATATAGCGGCTCCTTGCCCCACGCACCAATGGAATCCAAGATATGGAGTCTGTGACAATGTTGCAGCTAGCAGAAACACTTCAGTTTCAAATGTCACCTCTAGCAATTCTGGGTACCAGGAATGCAGGGCTTCTGAATCAAGGGATGAGAATGAAGCTCTGCTTGCCCCACCAACTGGCTGTTACAGATACAGGCTTTTTGGTGTCAATCTATTTAATAGTTACCCGGAGCTCCCTTCACCACAAGTAGCCACTTATTGTGAGCTTTCAAGTCCTTGTTCGGTTCCTCCAACATCTCAGTCAAGTGTTTGTCAAACTATCCAGGTTTCAGAGCCCTCTAAGAGTAGCTCGGACGTTCTTCTGGACAAACAATGCAACAATTGTTCTATCACTAATAGGAGTTGCACAAAg GTGCGCAAGTATGGAAATGCTCTTGGAAGATCAGTTGACCTAATGCGATTTGATGGGTATGATGAACTGATTTCAGAGCTTGACCATATGTTTGATTTCAAAGGAAGTTTGATCAATGGAAGCAGTGGGTGGCATGTAACCTTTACAGATGATGAAGGGGACATGATGCCAATAGGAGATTACCCATGGCA GGAATTTTGCCTCATGGTGCGAAAGATGCTTATCTATCCAAAGGAAGAGATTGACAGGCAGAATCCAGGCTCACCAGATCCAACTCCCCTCTAA